Part of the Lolium rigidum isolate FL_2022 chromosome 6, APGP_CSIRO_Lrig_0.1, whole genome shotgun sequence genome, GTGAATCCCGCATGACTGGTGCCATTCACAGTTTCACAGGCAGCCACGTCACTTACAAATAAGGTGTACCTCTTCAAAGAATACTTGGATCCATGTCACGAGCTGATGGAACGTGGGAACCTGCAGTAGGCACTACATGTTCGGCCAACCCTTTCCTCCGATTTGTTTAGGGTAGCTGTTGCCTGTTGGTATGCTAATATGCGCTCTTGATTGTGTATCATGACTTGAACACCTACACCTGGCTAGTTAATGCGAAAGGAGATTCTGCAATCCTGCCAGTtgactcaaatacaaaacaatGTAGTCGTAGATAAACAAGAACGAGATACTGACATCTCAACTAAGTCTTACCTGATTGCTTGATATACGATCAAATGAAATATCGATCCTGGCCAGCTCACGGTGACGAGAACACTGGCTGTCTCAAGCACCACAGAACATGATTTATTTCACAGAATCATCTTCATATTGACatgccatgtcgatgaagctttaGTTCTACCAAAGCATTATGTAGCAGAATGTAAGTCTAAAAATtccgatttcaaaaaaaaaaagtctaaaAATTCCATGAAATTGGAGTTCTCGATTCTTATGGTAGGTTTCTGGGACAGCGTGCAGTACTTTAGTTTATTCTGTTCATGCTGGACACAGAAAAGCAAATACTACTATGTCTAACTACTGTCCATTGTGTAAATGGAATACAGAAGGACGAGGAAGTGGAGGGCGACCGCAACGAAGCCACAGGCCAGAGCCCCCGTGACATGGTCGCAGAAGGTGCTCATTATCCCGCAGATCGGCTGCCAGCCGGCGCGGCTGTTCCCGTTCTTCCCGATAGCCGATGTGgcagcggccgcggcggcggcgccggtgatCAACATGCCGACCATCTGCAGCTCACGAAACAAGACAGCAACCACACAGCAAAACAAAATGAGCTAAATCAGAGATAGTTGAGAGATGGATGGGTACGTGGTGCTACTATGGACTTACCGCGTCGGCCACGAGCACCAGCTTCGCGGCGGGGCTCGGCGCCGTCGgcacgacgaggacgaggaggttgTAGGCGCAGACAACGACGTTGGCGACCACGAAGAAGCTGCGCGAGGATACGCGGCGTCTCGTTAACCTTGGCTGGCACGACGTACGCGCAGTACATATATAGATGATATATACTTACATCAATGACTGCAGGTACTGGAACTT contains:
- the LOC124663870 gene encoding CASP-like protein BLE3; translated protein: MAKARRFVPVVLRVATAAAAGVAAIVMATSHQTATVFGLEVQAKFQYLQSLIFFVVANVVVCAYNLLVLVVPTAPSPAAKLVLVADAMVGMLITGAAAAAAATSAIGKNGNSRAGWQPICGIMSTFCDHVTGALACGFVAVALHFLVLLQCSRHRELARIDISFDRISSNQFGFNIKSNSFQYKAEGIISKGVQVK